A stretch of DNA from Vanacampus margaritifer isolate UIUO_Vmar chromosome 1, RoL_Vmar_1.0, whole genome shotgun sequence:
TCCTTCCCCAGACCGAGAGCTGGGCCGAGCAGGGCTCCGACTTTGCACATCAGCAGAGACGCTCGCACGCTCAGCCAAAGGCACCGTCCCGATGAGCGGATGTCAGTCCAGTAGTGCAGCATATCCTGAGGTGGGATGTGGTGCACCGACACCATGGTTTGATAGCAGCAGCGCCAGTACGGCATAGATGGGCCACCGGAGAACAGTGGGGAGTGAGTGGGCAGTACGCCAGCTGCCCGGGCGCACACGCCCACAAATGCATCCTCGGGGGGGTGAGCCGTGGACAGAGGTGACGCAGAGGCCGCCAAAGATATTTTGAGCAATGCGGAACGGGATAGAACATACGCCGTACCGCTGCAGTAGTCTGGGAAAACAGAAGGCGGGTAGGCCTCCTTTGGGAGGTAGTGCTTGCTGTCAGTGTTCCGGTCGGGAGCCACGTGGAGGTGCACCCTGCCCAGATACAAGTCCGCTTGTTCGTACGGGCTGTGGCTCTTGTTCAGCAGGTGCAGGAGTGCACTGGGATTGAACAGGACGTCGTCATCCACTTTGGCCACAAAGTGAGCCTGGGGGCAGAAGCGGCGCACCCAGCCCTGCAGAGCCAAAGTCTTCAGGGTCAGGTTGGAGTACGAGTCCAGGAAACGACCCTGAACCAGGTCCCCGTGTTCCCTGGCCTCCTCGATGAGCATCTTGGCCAGTCCGGGGTCAGACGCCACCCCCAGCATGAAGAGGGTCATGACCCTCAGGCCCCTCACGATGTTCTCCCCGCCCCACGTGTCCCTGATGACCTGGCGTGCCCTGTGGTGAGTCGGGGCCGAGGTAACCATGGTGATGAGGTACGGCTTGGCACGCTGGCACACCAGCGGGCTGGGCATGAGCAGGAACTCCTCGGGTCTGTTAGGAGGGACGTTCCGCGGGGGGAAGACGGCAGCGCGCGGCTCCGACACGCTGCTCATCGCCATGGATGTGATCCACTGCTCGATGACGTCCACAAAGAGCAACGTGAAAACGGCCATGCTAACGGTCGTCGCGTACAGACACGACCAGATGCCGGAGCGTCCTGCTCGTTTTCCCACCCAGGGCATGCATATCCACAGCCCTCGGATGACCATCCTTGTTGTTCCTTTT
This window harbors:
- the b3galt4 gene encoding beta-1,3-galactosyltransferase 5, encoding MVIRGLWICMPWVGKRAGRSGIWSCLYATTVSMAVFTLLFVDVIEQWITSMAMSSVSEPRAAVFPPRNVPPNRPEEFLLMPSPLVCQRAKPYLITMVTSAPTHHRARQVIRDTWGGENIVRGLRVMTLFMLGVASDPGLAKMLIEEAREHGDLVQGRFLDSYSNLTLKTLALQGWVRRFCPQAHFVAKVDDDVLFNPSALLHLLNKSHSPYEQADLYLGRVHLHVAPDRNTDSKHYLPKEAYPPSVFPDYCSGTAYVLSRSALLKISLAASASPLSTAHPPEDAFVGVCARAAGVLPTHSPLFSGGPSMPYWRCCYQTMVSVHHIPPQDMLHYWTDIRSSGRCLWLSVRASLLMCKVGALLGPALGLGKEA